Part of the Plasmodium falciparum 3D7 genome assembly, chromosome: 10 genome, atatatatatatatatatatatatatatttatttatttatttatttatattgttactTGATATTCATATTTGGCGAATAAGACATCAATATATTGCGCGTTCctgtaaatgtaaatattctGAAATAAGAATggagtaaaatatatatccttcgtactatgtataattatcaatatataatttgttacaTACATTTCAATTAATTTATCATTCCTCAATTTTTAAAGAGTTAACAAATTTTTAGAATTTTTTAATCtagatatttttatataaataattattaatatacaaaaaaaaaaaaaaaaaattgacaaCTCTTTGATTACGcacaaatgtatattttaaaatatacaaattcgTATCTGCtgataacattatatatgtattattacaataatatacatttattttattaacttTAGACGATTTTAACTTTTCAAGGgatatataagaattatcatgttagttattattatatgatctGTTATATTTAtcgaaatattttaattgataatttatattttcttcaccTAATTTGTCTTCTTTTTCATGATATAAGCAAAAATAAATTTCCTAattttcaaataaaatacatcCATGATTACAAGATATATCACTAATTAATTTTTGAggtttttaatttattaattttatttaaaattttttatcatttgatattttaataaatacaaaatgtttttttttttatttacaatttgattattcatataagtGTCTTCTTCATTAGaattatcattttctatAGATTGACTATTtctttgaatatttttattttcttcatttttaaaataagaatatttgtatgaattttttccatttttttttttttttttttttttactttttttataaaaacaattgtTCCTAGTAACATTTTCATCACtgaacataatataattattaattatttttacataatattactttaattctttttgcgttaatattataatgaatattatttgattttttatttgttatttttctAAAGTCACGTGGTGTATCATTATAACTATCTATGAGAAGAAAaggattatttttattaaatatggaATTATTATTGTAAGCACTTGATTGTGTGTTATCGTGATAATTATGTTTAGGCATAAACATATGttgattaatattattattgttattatttttattattttttttattattgttattattaattatgattgatattttccttttttcttatttttttttttttttttttacctgaacatgttcataattttattgAGAGAAATTATTGGCTAGTTCATAAAACTTTTTTGAATTTATATTGATGAGTATAACAATtacataattttctttttctttttttaattaaataattgtaTGATAATTCTAAGAtaattgaaaaaattataaatgtacaattttatgttttatatgtTGATCGTTTATTTCTGGTAAGGTAGCTAATAGAATGTATAATTTCaaattttgttcttttaaataatgtgtaataataatttttatttttttgatgaTTACATGTTGTGAGTCTACATTTGTATTAAAGCCTAcgtataaattatttttattaagaaaaaaaagaaaagaaatttatAGAATCGTAttgattattttgtatattacaagatatattattattattattattatttatataataataataaaaaaataatcataataatcatcaatttctttttgttcattaaaattataatttgtgTCTTCCCTTGGATATtgtttcatataattttcgtttgtaatattatcaaaataaatatctcCTAGATAATTACACGAAACAATTTGTATATTAACAATATCGTTACTTATGGTAACATTAAGGTGTTTCCATTTCTTAAAATGTTCTTCATGCGAAACATATTTGCTATTGTTTATAAACgtacaattttttatttgataaatatacaaGAATATGTCATCTTGAAAAATCAATTcattttatgtaataattttgaAACAGTACATTGttaaatatacaaacatTCATATGAATCCCGAGCTGtgcataaaatattttattatggaAAGCGATGGATTCATTAGTAAACCTTTTAAAGGCCCCGCCAAAAACAACAATACTTTaactaatattatattttttttttttttttatatactggaaatatatttaatttacttcccaaaaaaaaaataaatatatatatatatatatatattatatatatgtatatataaatatatatatatttttttgggGGGAGGAAACAAATGAAACTATCAGAGACtaatgataagaaaaaaaaaaaaaaaataaataaataaataataatatatatatttatctacacaatattaaaataagatACTTCTAATTAaccattattataaaaataagtacattttgattttttttttttttttttttttatcctgtatttaataaatacctgtttatataaaattgtgTAGATATTGAAATGTACTCtccatataaaataaaatgaagtgtaaattttttttttttttttttttttttttttttataatattctaatattttaaattttcattaGATGTTggtataattaaataaagcttatttattaaatgtaagaattaatttaatataataatgatatatataaaaaaaaatatatatttatatatatatatatataattatgtttgGATGTAggatgtaaatatataaaaagtaacTTTTAGTATAGGTATTccattaaaataatttaacttttatataaatataaaacctATGATATGTTGTAGACTttgaagatgaaaaaaaaaaaaaaaaaaaaaaaaaaagtgaacAAATGTATGATGTATTTATGAACACGcgaaaattattaatattttaaaaaaggagaaatataaatatacacatatatatatatatatatatatatatatatatgtgtatatattttatgtccATTTCGACTTATTATTAACGAAATGATTAGGAAGGGTGTTGagctattttattttaagaatGCTCGATGGAGCCCTCCTTcgaaatataacataaagtGTAGTAGAAGGTTATATCATAAACATATGATTAACAAagagaaaataataagaaaaggattctcatatgaatatataaatgatgatgaaaattttttgtttaataaatataattgtgTAAATTCTTTGGTTAATTATTActatgttaataaaaaatttgaagaaataaatttattaattatcaATAAACAAGATGATGGTAAATATATGGAtgacattattaatatattgtatgTTCTTTGTGTGAAGGGTAATATTAGTATACTCGACagaagaataaaatattatgtttcttatatattaacatatgtGAATGAATATATGAGAGAATTGTCtgatcataaaaataaaaaggtaaGCAAGAATCAACATAATGATATACacaataatatacataaagatATTACTACTGATGAGTGTggttatatacataaagatATTCCTACTGATGAGTGTggttatatacataaagatATTACTACTGATGAGTGTggttatatacataaaaatattactacTGATGagtgtaataaaaaaaagaatggtTGTGTGCAGATGTACGcggatgataattattacaatagtcataatatatataataatgttaatataaaAGTAGAGAATAcgattattaataataagaaaaagttTATTAGTATTAAgagttatttattatttcttaatattttaaaagtattagatatgaaaaatgattttaatatattgttaaaatatgtaagtgaaaatattcattttttttccatagATATTATTCACAGAATAGCCtttaattatgatataaaaaatatgaataatataaataataataatcatgaaatattttttaaagaaatattagactatatatatacgttAATAGATTACAACCCTTCTCTATATTTTAACCAAATGAAAAGTATTaatttatgtattaatatatgtaccaACTATTTTTTTGAGAAACGATATATAacagaacaaaaaaaaaaaaatgataatgaagatattatatatatgtataatttaaattatatatatataaatcatattataacctttaataatttattacatgaatataatacaacaaaaaataatatagaagatTATAAATcagaaaaagaatataataataatacgaaaaaaaaaactttatGTCTTTTTaagaaaagtaaaaaaattataacaaatgTATCagatattttacaaaaaggTGATGTATCAAAAAGTATTATTCAATCTAAATCACAAGAtagaaaagaatatataaatttagaggacaatttaaatattataaatgaaaaattgaAACATATTAATgacttttattttaattattatatgattgatactatatatattttatataattattatacaaatttatTAAGGGAaacgaagaaaaaaaaaaaaaaaaaaaaattaataatgaaaCAGAACTATGAACAAAAGGAAGAACATTTCCTTTTGTATATACCAGACATAAAAAATAGTATTACGAATATATTGttacattttattaatattatacatatcaaCCTAAATACGAAtcaacaaaaaattaaaaataagaaaattataCAAGCATTAGAAAGAATTTTAAAGTTAAGTTATGAATTTAAAGATAAGTCATTTAATTATGAAtcctttatattaaattattgcAACATGTTATTAGTTAGTAAACTTGATCTTTCTTTagttgataatataaaaatattaacaatttttaaacatataagAAAATCACACAGGGAAGGAAATCAACACAATGTACAGACACAAAGAAAACAAAGAATAGATAAGTCATTAAATACATGTCAacaaaaagagaaaaaaaaattaaacgaCAATAAATTAATGTATGCTACAGAACATTGTGGAAAGAAGaatgaaatatatgatatagaagataataaatatattgaacaAACCAGTTTACATATTAATCAATCAAATATTTCTCATATAAGAGAAAATAATTTGGAATCATATGATATAAACAAACATTTGgataatatgataaaattagTTTGTTGTAATTTAAAAACTTGTGTACATAATTCATGTGGTAATAACATTTGTATGTTAATTCCTCTAATTTATGAATTTCATACATATATGGATTGTGAactgaaaaatatattaatcgTTCAAATTACATgtaataaacataatataaatgaaaataatttaataaatatactaaGAGTcttttgtaaaataaaatatagaaatgATATGTTGgatcaatttttttataaccaaaagaaatttaatttttatgataacTATTTGCCTAGTCACAAACAAggatataagaaaaatttatatatcttttcttGTCCAAagaatttctttttattcttttattataaaagtaaaaataatctATTCAATTATAAagatatgtattatattgaaaattatgtacaaaataatttcttagaaatgaatataaaagatttccttctactactattaatttattataaaaataaagtttTTTTATTACCACAATTGTTAATTAAAATTCTTTCTATTGTTAATAATGGAAAAAAACTTATaactgaaaaaaaaaaattattattcttcttatacttattttcaaaaaattattatcatctgtCAAACGATAATAGTGAATGGATAGATAATCAAAATGATCAAAATACACATTTAATCAGAAAAATTAACGTATTTAGAAAAAGTCAATATATTCAAGAACATATCAACCATTTTATCAACCTAAttaatgatttattttattttatttataatgaaaatacaaTTAATTATCCACCTGAACAAGTCAGGCTTCTtttacaagaaaaaaaaaaaaataaaataaataaaataataataataaataaaaaaaacagcGAAAATGGTGAACTAGCCAAAACAATGAAAGATGAGACAAATAAGGACAATATGagttatgaaatatatgaacaaagTGAATCTAATAGTGAATTAAATCAAATAAGTAATCATATGGATTATTCTAttgatgaatataaaataaattttaccatattaaaaacaaatttgataatgatgaaaatattatataatatatattatgcttatttttcttcatcatttgagaaaggaaaaagagaaggaaaaaatattctGAACAGTCATCACGAAAAATTATTGAAtcatttgtatatatgttttaatgaaaattattcaaaaaatgtTGAAGAAATTAAAGACGTAGCAcctttgttatattattttacatattttaatttatattcatctttTTATTTCGAAAAACAAATGTcatatataatgatgaataatataatagatgagcgattaattaaatatgtgATGCTTAGTCACGTGtgtgtaaaaaaaattattccgCACGAAATTAaaagtattataaaaaaatatgtgttAGAAAATTTTGCACATTTTAGTGgttcttttaaaattttatgttttagATTAAGTCATCACTTTTTAGATGTACCGAATGGTGTAGCATTGGAGGGGAAAAAGAATAATGTGGGGACAGAAAAAAATGTGGACATATCAATATTTAATGAACTCTTAAATGATTTGTTGATAAATTTAGATCATATGAAACCAAATCATTATTTAGTTATATATTCTACCATTTCCaagaatatgataaaaaataaaaaatattatatcgaattattttatcatatgaaTAAGATAGCCACATCTTACAATAATGAACAGTTATTTTCGATACTTTACTACATGTATAAAACAGGATATAGTAAACcaaaaataaggaaaaaaataagaaaccTTATTTTGTTTCGTCATAAAAAGAGGTTAATACATTTAAgtatgtatattaaatatatcttaCCTCTTGATGAATTTggtatatatcatttattaccAATTAAATGtcagaatattatatatgacaaggtataaaaaaaaaaaaaggaaacaagaatatatatatgtgaatagaTATGCACATCGTTttgttgtattatatatatatatatatatatatatatatatatatttatttatttatttattaatttattaattctcTATCGTTTATCTTATAGCTAACGGTCGATGTAAAATCTTTGATACGACCACCTTTGCAACACATGGAGGTAAGAAAAATagaaattttaattatagaaataattttttttttcaaaaataaaagaacgaaaaaaaggatatatatttattattgctagtgatattttttcttatatatatatttttttttttttcttgaagACGCAGATTAATGAggtcaaaaatataaaagtaaaaaataagaagaaaaaggtaaaatgatatatacaaaaaaaaaaatatatatataatatatatatatatatatatatgtatgtattttttttttattttatattttttttttttttttttttttgaatatcaGGGTGAAACCTTGGAAGAATCGTCCAAAGGAAATGAACAGAACGATGCtcctatatatatctttGAACAGATGgtcaaaaattattaaattgttaaatatatatatattatatattttttttttttcatgtatatattttatatagaggacaatattatatatatatgtgagacatttttttttttttttttttttttctttctttctttcttttttttttgtaaaaaaataatatattttttatattcatttgtttttctacatataaatttattattaatttttttatgttatatgaATGTgacaataaatttttaaacataaattattatttcatgTGGGTATTTttgaaattaatatataaagaaaaaaatacaacaGCTTATgggtaaataatatataataatatatttattatataaatataactatatatgtaatataatatatatatttttttaatatatgtaatatatatattatattataatattaattattttgatattttatgaaaatatcagatttataagaatattttatttttgatattgttataaaaatattacagtatatatatatatatatatatatatataatattattattatatttataaattttaaaaaagtattatgatttataaaaaaaacaaatatactTCCATGAAGTATATACTTTTCAttgtttgtatttttaaaaagtaaaaaaaaaaaaaaaaagatatattatattttttacttacAATGAATGGTAAAAATATAGAGGACGAAGAAATTGAAAATGTTGAAGATGTTGATGATGATGTGATTTTTGAAggtatagaaaataaaaatgatataattgATTTAAGTtcagatgatgaagatgatgaagagttatataagaatagtacagatattaatgatgaaataataaaatataaagagaaatatatatcttataacAAAAAGTTTTATACtaataaaagtatatattgtataaattcttttaaaaaatggatatattttggtagtataaataataagtgttatttatataataattttgatgATGATTTGAAGAATTACATTATGAGTATCACACgccataataataattataataataatgattataataatatttgtagtagtaataattatgataatataaattttggggatgaaaaaaataaaaaaattaatttacgTGATTTAAAACATCAAATATATAGTGATactattacaaatataaaaatatcgaATAACTTTCAATATGTTGCTTTGTCTATATATAATggagatatatatatatatgaaaataataatcataatagttcagaaattattaattacaatttaaataatatgaagaaaaatataaataatagcAATTGTTTATTGGATATATGTAATTGggatatggaaaaaaaaacaaatgaatatatattaaatgaaaatatgaaattaataaatatattaagtattaataatgataatgaaaaaagagaTTTAGAATATTCCATGTTTTGTTTATATcatgaacatatatttataagtatatatgtaaactgtacaaatatttatatatgggATGTATTAGAAGGAACtccaataaatattatacatactaTACAAGTACCTACATTTCTAAACTTATGTAATTacgaaaataaatattatatgatagtTGGGTTCAATAATGGAGAAAGTTGTGTGTATGactatgatatatataacgcAAAAAAGATTGGGAAAATACAAGGAAaacatgatgataataataaatattctgatatttataaaaatgtgcatggtaatacatatacaaattcacataataataataataataataataataattgttattataatgatgatgatataaatgatgGGGTATTATGTATAGACAACAATCTTGGTAACGAAATATATACTTGTACctttaaaaatgttataaaaatatacaatataaataataataatctgaTTAATACATACACAAATTTACATGATGATTTAATAGATTAttgtttatttaataataaaaaatataatttatttgcaTCCTGTTCTTTAgacaataaaattaatatacatGATTTTCAACATAATAAATCTATAAACCAATTTTATGtaaattatcattttaatGAACCACATACAAATGAACAAACCGAAAAAGGAATAAACTATTTAAAATGGATTAATAGtaatttacttttatttacAAGTTTAaatggtaatatatatatctatgaTATTAGATCCAGAAAATGTATTCACCAATTTTATTCTCACACGGACACTATATTTAATGTAAATCTTTCTCTTCATTTATatcaaaacaaaaatattttatccaTTTTAACAGCTAGCGATGATAATTCTTCGAACATGCACCTTCTGGACATATCTCcctatttataaaaaaaaataaaataagaaaaaaaaaaaaaaaaaaaataaaaatatatgtataattatatatatatttatatatttgtgtttatgtttatgtttatatatttgtacaaattaataaaggtacatttttaaaaaattaatgggAACCATGTAATATCAATATAAAGTACACACTATagtatgtattataatttattccttacatataatttttttttttttaaatatgtagaAAGATAAATGtttatcaaataatttatatgataaataaataaataaatatatatatatatatatatatatatatatatatatatatatatgtcattattttttttattttatttttaatttttgtgatttaaatatatatatatatatatatataattaatatgtattataactaattaatttaaataaaaataaatttttttttttcttttttttttttttttttttttttcttttttttctttttttattattcaacATAAACATAAGATGACTGAGGAATGTGCTTAAAAAAATGAGACCTcagaatatacataaaaatgcTATATGTAGAAATAAGATCCAAGGGTTTCGTCTCGTCgttttttaaattaacataataaatgttatcaaaaatattttcactatttatattattactaatattAATGTAGttgttataaattaaattatatgttcTCTCTATATTATTGCAATTATCCATTATAAGAAAAACTCCTTTTGCTTTActtaataaatgtaaaaatttaTTGTCATCTTCTGTATAAaggtttttataatttatatataaatcactATCCTCCTTATATTTTAACATgagtattttattttctttacaatatttata contains:
- a CDS encoding WD repeat-containing protein, putative, producing the protein MNGKNIEDEEIENVEDVDDDVIFEGIENKNDIIDLSSDDEDDEELYKNSTDINDEIIKYKEKYISYNKKFYTNKSIYCINSFKKWIYFGSINNKCYLYNNFDDDLKNYIMSITRHNNNYNNNDYNNICSSNNYDNINFGDEKNKKINLRDLKHQIYSDTITNIKISNNFQYVALSIYNGDIYIYENNNHNSSEIINYNLNNMKKNINNSNCLLDICNWDMEKKTNEYILNENMKLINILSINNDNEKRDLEYSMFCLYHEHIFISIYVNCTNIYIWDVLEGTPINIIHTIQVPTFLNLCNYENKYYMIVGFNNGESCVYDYDIYNAKKIGKIQGKHDDNNKYSDIYKNVHGNTYTNSHNNNNNNNNNCYYNDDDINDGVLCIDNNLGNEIYTCTFKNVIKIYNINNNNLINTYTNLHDDLIDYCLFNNKKYNLFASCSLDNKINIHDFQHNKSINQFYVNYHFNEPHTNEQTEKGINYLKWINSNLLLFTSLNGNIYIYDIRSRKCIHQFYSHTDTIFNVNLSLHLYQNKNILSILTASDDNSSNMHLLDISPYL